The following DNA comes from Enterocloster bolteae.
CACCGCGGTACCGGTGATGGAGTCCACCTCATCCCCGAACACCATGGACGCAAAATTGAGCGGATAGATTCCCACATCCAAAAGGGCTCCTCCTGCCAGCTCAGGGCGCATGATGCGCTCTTTGCCGCTGATAATATAGCCCAGATTGGCTGTGAGCATATAGGGCCGTCCTATGACGCCGCTTGACAGCACGCTATCCAGGGTTTTCCTCATGGGCATATACCGGGTCCAGATGGCCTCTGTCAGAAGCAGCTTTTTTTCTCTGGCCAGCGCAAGCACTTCCCTGGCCTGGGATTCATTGACTGTAAAGGACTTTTCACACAGCACATGCTTTCCGTGGTTCAGGCATAATTTAATGTGCTCATAGTGGTGTGAATGAGGTGTGGCAATGTATACTAGCTCCACCCCGGCATCCTCCACCAGTTCCTCGTAAGATCCATAGGCTTTTTCAAAACCATACGTTTGCGCAAATTCAGCTGCCCTTCCATAATCCCTGGCAGCCACCGCGTAATTTTGCGCGCAGTCCATCTCTCTAATGGTCCCTGCCATGGTTCCCGCAATTGACCCGGCTCCAATTATACCTACCTTCATCTTAGTAACCCTCCTTTAATGCTTTTTTATTCTTCTATTGTTTCTCTGTTATTCCATTTTGTTCCAATTCTTTCTCTGAGCTTCCGGTAACTACATGGACATGCCTGTATGGTATGGAGATACCCACGGCATCAAAATTCTTCTTAATGAGGCGGCGTATATCGCTGCAGGCAGTAAAATTGTCGTCAATGTTCTTGGTCCATACCGTGGATTTAAGGATGATTCCGTCATCTCCCAGTTCCTTAACCGCCACATTGACCTTATTACCCTCCGACGGATCCGGGCGGATGTCAACTACCAGCGGATAAGAGGCAATGGTCTCCCGCATCACCTCGATTGCCTGTTCCAGATTGCTTTCATAGCTGACGGAGACTTCCATGTAATTGCCTATATAATCATTGTTATAGTTGCTGTTTTCCACAATTGCCTTATTGATGACGCTGTTGGGAATAATCATGCGGCTGTTATGGTAGGTCCGGATTACGGTATGGCGCACCGTCATATCCTCCACGATTCCAGAAATGCCCAGACTGCTTATGTTCACCTTCTCTCCCAGATTAAAGGGACGGGACCAGCTGAGCATGACGCCGCTTATGACGTCCGCCAGAACCTGCTGGGCAGCAAAACCCACGATGGCTACTAAAAGCGAGGAGCTGGTAAGCAAAGTAGCGCTCAGCGCCTTAGTGGTATTAAAAAGTCCGCTGATGCAGATAAAGGCTATGATTGTCAGCACGACCTTGGACATACTCCGTAGGAATTTAATATGAATCTGTTCCTTCCGCTTCAGAATCATCCCGAATATCTTATTAAGCGCAAACATTCCCCCGCTCCAGAATACTACAATCACCGCTATCTTAATCAATAAAATCTGCATTCAAATATATCCTTTCATATTTATGTCGTTCCTATTATGCTGTTCTATTATGCTGTTCTTTTATACAGTTCCTTTAAGTATCAGTCATGTTATGTACGCAGGCTGCATTAGTAGTCTACCATACCGGCCCCCTTCTTGCAATCTCCATATTCAGACCAGCTCCCATGTCTGCTCCGTGCCTGCTCCCGTGTCTGCATCCTTTATCCGCAGCCTTTATCCCCCGTCCCTATACGTATTCCTCCTATCATCAGAACTCCCTGATTACCAGCTCCGTAATTCCCTGATTGTCTCCCATCTCAATTCGTTTTACCGCCGGCTCCCTTCCGTAACCGTATTCCTCACGGAGCATGCTCCGAATCCGCGTGCCGCCGTTATATCCGTGTATGACACGAATCCGGTAAATGCTTTTTCCCGCAGAATGTATCTGCATATTGATTGCCTTTTTCGCTTCCTCTGTGTTTTTTCCGTGTACGTCTATCTCTATGATTCCGCCCGTCATCTGTCCATCATTCCTCACTTCTTTTGTTGTCAAACATACTGTCCGTATGATAATACATCACGCCATAAATTTTAAATCAAACACGATGGCCCTTGCCAGCTCCTCAGGCACCGCCTCAGCCTCCTTCGCCAATACCTGCTTAATGAAAGCAGCCTGCTTCCTGTCCACCCTTGCATAGGGACTTCTGATTTGCAGCGCACCCAGCAATTTATCCCTGTATTCCTTCAGAGACTCATCCTTCAGCAGGAAAATCAGATAGGGCAGGCGGTCCCAGGAATTCTCCTGTATGAGAAGGAGTATCAGGTATCTTCTGATGTGACAGACAGAATCCGGGGACTTTCCCGCAGTCTCGTCTGATTTCCTCCATTTTTCCTGCTCCCCGTAAAGCAGAGCTGCGCCGGGATGTATCCCGTTTTTCCGGATGCACTGATAAGCGGCCTTGGATATACAGGGCCTGGTATCAAGGAGATACTTCCAGTAAATTTCTTCCCCTTCTGCCCCCATCAGCATACCCACGGCTTCCAGAGCGCCCCTGACCACCTTTTCAGATTCGTGCTCCAGATACGGAAGAACAAGGTCCGCCAATCCATGCCTGTCATCCAGCACCCTTCCCTGTTCCCCGATTCCCAAAATAGCCGGCACCGGGACAGGCTCCTTCAGATGCTTCTCATAGAATGCCAGGATATCCAATTGGCTGTGCTTTTTAAGTATGTAGGCCGCCAGATCCCGTATGCCGCAGTTGACATCCAGCAGCAAATCTTCCACACCCGGCCAGGCACATTTCAGAACATGATATTTATACTCCATGGCCTTTCTCCTGACAAAAGAGCTGCGGTGCAGCAAATAACAGTCAGCCATTTCTATGGAGCACGGGTAATATGTAAGCAGCCCTGTCCATATGACGGACTGGCAGTAGCTGTGTTTTTCCTGGTTGAGAAATAGTTCTGCCGTCTCCTGGTCCAGCCTTCTGCCGCTGAACAGGAAGCGGTATATGCTCTTTCTCACCTCATAATCCATGGACAGAACGGATGGCACTGACAGGGAACCCGCCTCCTGGTCCAGCCGTTCTGACATGACTGTTCCGATGTGTTCCACGGTCCGGCCGTCCTTTCTCCCGGAACGCTTTACCTTATCCAGGGCCATCATGGCCGCAAACAATTCATCCAGGGGACATGTCTCCAGGCGTTTGGCTGCTGCCCGTGCAGCAGCCAAACGCACTTCGCCCACCCAGTCATTGAGGCGGAGCACAAGAAAGGGGAGCGCGCCAGGATAACCAGCCATCTCCTCCAGACAGGCCTGGCGGTAATAGCCATTGGGATGGAAGCTGCCCAGGGCCAATATCCAAAAGTAATCCCTATCTGACCGGAACCAGTCTTTCTTCTGCCTTATATCCACTTTTTTCCAGTCAATATCCCATTCCATAGAGGTATACTGCCGGAAATGTTCGCTGAGCCGTATCACCTGCCTCATGGTCATACCCTCCATGACCATCCCTATGGCTCTTCCCCCGCTTCGTATCAACTCCCGGTCCTCTGTTGCCACCGCACAGTACACCTGGGAAAGACCGGAAATGTCCATTGCTTCCAGTCCGGATATGGCCTGGGACATCCTGGCATGGTATGCCCTTTTCAACCGTTCCTTCTCAACTTTTGTCCAAAGCATGAAAAACCTCCCTTCTGCCCGGCAAAAACTTCCGTTTCTGCACTGTGCCTGGCTACAGAACCTCCATCTCCTGGGCCTTTTCCAGCCATTCCATACAGGCCCTGTGCCATTCCTCCCAGGCCTGTTCCAGACGCAGGCACCGGTCCTCATATTCATTCATCCGCTCCCAGGCACCTCCGTTCCAATACTCCTCTGAGCCATGCCACATGGCCCGCAGTTCCCTCACCTGCTCCGTCAGATATTCCACTGCATTCCCGGCAGGTTCCAGATGTTGGGCGGCCAGGCCCATGTTCCATTCCCGGTACGCCTCATCCTCCGGTATTTCCCTTAACCGGTGGCGTTCCGCTTTGGGCACGGCGCGCATACCTGCTATCAGCGCCTGCTCCTCGGCCCTGATCTGTGCTGCCATGGAACCGCCCTGGTTCTCCCTGGCCTTGCGCTCCAGATAGTGCTCATATCCAAAGGGATAATACATTACGGTTTGATTTTCAAATATCATTACCGCATCTGCCACCTGCCGGATCAAATATCTGTCATGGGACACAAACAGAATCGTCCCTTTATAGGCCCGGAACGCGGATTCCAGTGTTTCCTTTGCCTGGATATCCATATGGTTGGTTGGCTCGTCCAGAACCAGAAAATTGGGACGGCTCTGTAAAAGCTCAGCCAGCACCAGCCTTGCCTTTTCTCCGCCGGACAGAGAACTGACCTTCTTCTGAGCGTCCCTTCCCCCGAACAGATATGCGCCAAGGATACTTCTGGCCTCCTTCTCTGTCAGTGCAGGGAATTGGGCCGTAAAATGCTCCAGCACGGTCTGCTCCGACTGGATGGCCCCGCTGTGCTGGTCAAAATAACCAATGGTGGTCTGATTTCCAAGGGAATAGCTCCCTTCCAGAGAGGGCAGGAAACCGGCAATGGTCTTTAAAAATGTGGTCTTACCCGCTCCGTTTGGTCCCAGTAGCGCAATCTTCTGTCCGCGCCGTATGCGCATGGTGATTTCAAGCAGCGGCTTTTCATATCCGATTTTCAGGTGCTCTGAAGTGAACACCCACTTGCTGCCGGGCAGCAGAGGATTAATCTCACCTGTAAAGATATGAGCATCATCCTCCTGAGGTTTTTCCACACGCTCCATATGCTCCATTGTCTTCCGCTTTGCCCTGGCAAATGCAGCCTTATTTGGTTTGTGTTTAAACCGTTCCACCAGATTTTCCAAACGGGCCAGCTCCTCCTGCTGGCGCTCATATGCCTTCTTCTGAAGCCGAATCTGTTTCAGCTTTTCTTCCCTGTAATGGGTATAATTGCCCGGATACCGCCTCAGTCCTTTTCCTGTCAGCTCATACACAACATCCGCGGTCTGGTCCAGAAAAAAACGGTCATGGGATACCATTACCACCGCGTTTTTATAATGTTTCATATACTGTTCCAGCCATCCGGCTGTCTCCATATCCAGATGGTTGGTAGGCTCGTCCAAAAGCAGTATATCCGGCTTTTCAAGAAGCAGGCGGATTAAAGCTATCTTGGTCTGTTCCCCTCCGGAAAACTGGCTTATCCGCTTTTTCTTATCCTCCTTCGGAAATCCGAAACCAGTAAAAAGCGTGTCGTACTCACGCTCATATTCAAAGCGTTCCCTTTCAAAGGTATCCCGGCAGGGGCATGCCTCCAGAAGCTCCTCCTCCACGGTCCGGTTCCCGTCCTTAAAGGCCTGCTGGGAAAGCATCCCAACGGTGAGCCGGCGCGAACACCGTATCCCCGCCCCTTCGCGTCTGTCATCCCGGTCCAGAGAAAGCTTCCCTGCCACAAGATTTAACAGAGTGGTTTTGCCTGCTCCGTTCTTACCCACCACTGCTATCTTTTCATTGCCGCGAATCTCAAAATCAATGTGGGATAAAATCAGCTCGCCGCCCACTGATACGGTCCCGTTTGAAATCTGGTATAACATGACTGTGTCCTCTGTCTGTGATAATATAGTTAAATCTTTCTGGTGATGTGATTATCCTGCCATTTTCTCTGGCTGTTATCTGTATTATATCATGACGCGCCTGATTGTAGTAATAAATACTTTTTCTTCCTTTCCCGGACTGCGTTTTGCGGATTTTACCATATAGACCCGGAAACCAGGATAATGTTGCCATGAGTCAAAAAAGAGAGGTCAGGCAAGCCCTCCTCTCTCTGTCCGTCATACCAGCTGGTTATTTCTTTTTATCTCTGTCATTAAATGATTTAAGCACCATCTGCGCCGGATAACAATAGGCATAAATACAGCTCTTCATAAGCTCCTGCTCCTGCTGGTTCTTACATACGCTGAGAATCATCTCTTTCTCATCCGCCTGCAGGTATGCTTCTGCGCTGTTGCCTCCGATTTCCCGTATCTCCTTATAAATCCGATATTTCTTGTAATAATCCAAACCGCCAAAATACTTTGCCTTAACCGGCTCAGGTACAATATTCAGTTTATACTTGTCAGACATCCTTGCCAGTATATTATGTATCTTCTCACAGTTTTCCCTGGTATTGTTCAAATCAGGCATGCAGTACAAATAGTCCATATGGAACCCCTTCTTCTGTAAACAAATTCTGATGATATTATGACAGATTTTTCCTTTGTATGCAAGGGGTTTTTTAAGCCGTGTCAAGGAGCATCGGCATAACCGGCTTTTGGTTCCGGTTTTTTCCGGAGCCTGGCGGTAATGGTGTGTTTTATTGTCCGGCCGCTTTGGGCTTGTCCAAAACGCCTGCAAACCAGGATTACCCTAACGATATTTTTCGTAACCGCACTGTTCTTTTACTTCTTTGCCTAAAAGCGTAATTGCCTTTTCAGGACAACGGCTGATACACCGGTAGCACATTGTACACCTTTTACCCGCAGCTGCTTTTCCGTTTTTCATAGAAATATTTTCCATTGGGCATAAGGAAACACAAAGCCCGCAGCCAATGCAGCTTTTACTGATTTTCAGCTTATCCGTGTAATCTGCTGTTTTTCCGTAAAACCAAAGACGCTGCCCCAAAAGACCGGCCAAATGGGAAATGAACGTTATGCCGTCTTTTGGATATATCCCTTGTTTTATAAGCAGCGCGGCAGATTCTATCTTTTTATCAGCCAGAATAATGATTTCTCTGTTTTGTTTCAGTGTCTTTTTCAGAAGCTTACTGTCGCATACTGAGTCCGGCATACGGATATGAAGTCCGCCCAGAATAACTGCACCATATTTTTTGAGTAATCTTGCGGTACAGCCAGCGCCGTCACCGCTGAACGCACCCATTGTTGAAACACATAACAGCTTTTTTCCCTTCCACAGACCGGCATTTCTGTGTATAAAATCCCTGACCATATAAGGTGCGTTTGAAAACTGCGTAGGATATCCCAGTATAATCGTATCATTATTTCGTATTGCCTCAACGGTCCCCCGGCTTTCTAAAGGCATGGATTCTGCGGAGGAATCCAGTAGTCCTGTTAATTTTTCAACACAATGCCTGGTGTTTCCCGTACCGCTCAGATATATTCCGATCAATTCTATCCACCTCGTAATGTTCGATTTCACATTCTGCTTTCTATCATTTGGCCGTTCATTATATCAGGGATTATGCCATCCCGCTTTCACCGGTAAATTATACCATATTAGGGTCCCTCCGGCAACCGGCATATCAAAACAGAAAAAGTTGTGGAAAACAGGGCGCCATGTTATAATTTTATACACATTCTACCTCTGATGTACCATAAAATACCTGAGCAGGAAGGATTAAAGATATGCTTACCTTTACGGATGCCTCCGGGGAAATCCTTTATACATCACATTATAAAATAATTGACAATATGATTGAAGAAGCGATCCCCTTTAAATATCTGGTCACAAAGGAACAGCGCTGGGCCCAGGCAAAGCAGATAGTTTAAATCGTCGGTTTGATTTTTCTGGTACTCATTTTGCTGGCGGTTGTAATGGTTTTTGTTTTAATAAGTACCCTTGGCTAAACATGGTTCTTATTTAATCGGGTGCCTGATAACCGTTTTCCATTTCTCTGGCGCAGTCTTTCTTGCATCTGTCATATATATCTCATGATGAAGCCGTTTACTGTTCATATCATTTACATAACCTTTTTCCTGTATGAATTTATCCATAACGGCCACAGATGCAGGCTCGTCATCAAATGCACCCAAATGCATCATCTGAACGCACAGCCCCTCCTCAATGGTTAAAAATTCTGCTGATGAACATTCTAACTTTTTCTTTTTTTCCGCTGTCTCTTTTGCCCAATCAAGATCCTTTTTCGTTACAAAGTCCGGCAACCGAATAGCGGAAATCCACTGAAAGGAAGACTTATCCGAATAGTCCACCCCTTCCACATTATCCTGCCACCAAAATCCTTCAAGGGGCGGAACAACATATTCAAAAAATCCTTCCATTTTATAATCTGTCTTATAACTCATTTTCAACGTATAGGCCACTGCATATAAAATCCCCAGCGCCTGCTGATATGCACCGCCCTCTTCATTTGGATTTCCTTTACCCCGGACAGCTATATAATTTACCGGCGGTACAGTTATGATTTCAGGTTTATGTTTGGGCATATAAAACTCTTTATATTCTTTCTTAAAATCAAAAGCCATGGCTCAGTTTCCTTTCTTTAAAATAAATACTGGTTTTACAAACAGTTCCAATATAGGTCTCCTCCCATACAGGTGCCGTATCCTCATACAATTACTCTCAGTATAACAAAAAAGCCGTTTGAAGGAAAGTATTGTATTTAAGTTAAAAGCCGGGCCGCTCCCCCTCTCTTGTTGATTTTATTCAGCTCACCGTATACAATTAGAGAAGCGGTGTTTGAAAGGGAATACGATTACGATGTTAAGATACAACAGCTGATTGGCTGCTGGACCTTAAGGGAAAGGAACCGATAACAGATGAAAAGACTTTTTTTGCTGGAAGATGATTTGAGTTTAATCAGCGGGCTTTCCTTTGCTGTAAAAAAGCAGGGATATGAAATAGATGCTGCCCGTACCATACTGGAAGCTGACACATTATGGGCAAATGGATCCTATGATTTGGCTATTCTGGATGTA
Coding sequences within:
- a CDS encoding Gfo/Idh/MocA family protein translates to MKVGIIGAGSIAGTMAGTIREMDCAQNYAVAARDYGRAAEFAQTYGFEKAYGSYEELVEDAGVELVYIATPHSHHYEHIKLCLNHGKHVLCEKSFTVNESQAREVLALAREKKLLLTEAIWTRYMPMRKTLDSVLSSGVIGRPYMLTANLGYIISGKERIMRPELAGGALLDVGIYPLNFASMVFGDEVDSITGTAVMTETGVDAQNSITITYKDGKMAALCSSAMGLSDRRGIIYGDNGFIEVENINNCEGIRVYDRSRNMIASYDTPKQISGYEYEVEACLRAIKEGALECPEMPHEETLRMMGWMDELRRQWGLVYPMER
- a CDS encoding mechanosensitive ion channel family protein yields the protein MQILLIKIAVIVVFWSGGMFALNKIFGMILKRKEQIHIKFLRSMSKVVLTIIAFICISGLFNTTKALSATLLTSSSLLVAIVGFAAQQVLADVISGVMLSWSRPFNLGEKVNISSLGISGIVEDMTVRHTVIRTYHNSRMIIPNSVINKAIVENSNYNNDYIGNYMEVSVSYESNLEQAIEVMRETIASYPLVVDIRPDPSEGNKVNVAVKELGDDGIILKSTVWTKNIDDNFTACSDIRRLIKKNFDAVGISIPYRHVHVVTGSSEKELEQNGITEKQ
- a CDS encoding Smr/MutS family protein, whose protein sequence is MTTKEVRNDGQMTGGIIEIDVHGKNTEEAKKAINMQIHSAGKSIYRIRVIHGYNGGTRIRSMLREEYGYGREPAVKRIEMGDNQGITELVIREF
- a CDS encoding ABC-F family ATP-binding cassette domain-containing protein, with amino-acid sequence MLYQISNGTVSVGGELILSHIDFEIRGNEKIAVVGKNGAGKTTLLNLVAGKLSLDRDDRREGAGIRCSRRLTVGMLSQQAFKDGNRTVEEELLEACPCRDTFERERFEYEREYDTLFTGFGFPKEDKKKRISQFSGGEQTKIALIRLLLEKPDILLLDEPTNHLDMETAGWLEQYMKHYKNAVVMVSHDRFFLDQTADVVYELTGKGLRRYPGNYTHYREEKLKQIRLQKKAYERQQEELARLENLVERFKHKPNKAAFARAKRKTMEHMERVEKPQEDDAHIFTGEINPLLPGSKWVFTSEHLKIGYEKPLLEITMRIRRGQKIALLGPNGAGKTTFLKTIAGFLPSLEGSYSLGNQTTIGYFDQHSGAIQSEQTVLEHFTAQFPALTEKEARSILGAYLFGGRDAQKKVSSLSGGEKARLVLAELLQSRPNFLVLDEPTNHMDIQAKETLESAFRAYKGTILFVSHDRYLIRQVADAVMIFENQTVMYYPFGYEHYLERKARENQGGSMAAQIRAEEQALIAGMRAVPKAERHRLREIPEDEAYREWNMGLAAQHLEPAGNAVEYLTEQVRELRAMWHGSEEYWNGGAWERMNEYEDRCLRLEQAWEEWHRACMEWLEKAQEMEVL
- a CDS encoding EFR1 family ferrodoxin (N-terminal region resembles flavodoxins. C-terminal ferrodoxin region binds two 4Fe-4S clusters.), which produces MIGIYLSGTGNTRHCVEKLTGLLDSSAESMPLESRGTVEAIRNNDTIILGYPTQFSNAPYMVRDFIHRNAGLWKGKKLLCVSTMGAFSGDGAGCTARLLKKYGAVILGGLHIRMPDSVCDSKLLKKTLKQNREIIILADKKIESAALLIKQGIYPKDGITFISHLAGLLGQRLWFYGKTADYTDKLKISKSCIGCGLCVSLCPMENISMKNGKAAAGKRCTMCYRCISRCPEKAITLLGKEVKEQCGYEKYR
- a CDS encoding GyrI-like domain-containing protein — translated: MAFDFKKEYKEFYMPKHKPEIITVPPVNYIAVRGKGNPNEEGGAYQQALGILYAVAYTLKMSYKTDYKMEGFFEYVVPPLEGFWWQDNVEGVDYSDKSSFQWISAIRLPDFVTKKDLDWAKETAEKKKKLECSSAEFLTIEEGLCVQMMHLGAFDDEPASVAVMDKFIQEKGYVNDMNSKRLHHEIYMTDARKTAPEKWKTVIRHPIK